A genomic window from Vitis riparia cultivar Riparia Gloire de Montpellier isolate 1030 chromosome 16, EGFV_Vit.rip_1.0, whole genome shotgun sequence includes:
- the LOC117933306 gene encoding receptor-like protein EIX2: MRGVSRKSSLVIDLSSNHSEGPMPKLPSTINVLDLGQNMFSGPISSLCTNRIGRLSYLDLSHNLLSGELPDCWKEWNMLNILLLPNNNFSGKIPNSTGFLGWLQALHLSNNHLTGELPSSLKNCTKLTLIDLAKNNLSEKIPAWVGGSLSDLAVLNLRSNGFNGRIPSSLCQLKMLQILDLSRNNISGARPRYFNNFTAMTKKGPPVTVYDYSAITKPSSRGYESLGVYFDSKIPSGTQLQSFNASACMGNPQLCGHPLLKECSRDDKEQYPPSSDISGDIIHCDEDGPCFYANIALGFITGFWGVCGSLMLSNT; this comes from the exons ATGCGAGGTGTATCAAGGAAATCTTCTTTGGTAATCGATTTGAGTTCAAACCATTCTGAGGGTCCAATGCCAAAACTTCCTTCTACCATTAATGTTCTGGATCTTGGACAGAACATGTTTTCTGGGCCAATTTCATCACTGTGTACAAATAGGATTGGGAGGTTGAGCTACCTTGACCTCTCACATAACCTATTATCAGGAGAGCTTCCCGATTGTTGGAAAGAATGGAACATGCTAAACATTCTCCTTCTGccaaacaataatttttctGGCAAAATTCCCAACTCAACGGGCTTCTTGGGTTGGCTCCAAGCATTGCATTTATCCAACAATCATCTCACAGGTGAATTGCCTTCTTCGTTGAAGAATTGCACGAAATTGACTCTTATTGATTTGGCAAAAAATAACTTATCGGAAAAAATACCTGCATGGGTAGGAGGAAGCTTATCAGATTTGGCTGTTTTGAACCTGCGCTCCAATGGGTTTAATGGAAGGATACCTTCCAGTCTATGTCAGCTAAAGATGCTACAAATATTGGATCTCTCAAGGAATAATATATCAGGTGCTAGACCAAGATACTTCAACAATTTCACGGCTATGACTAAAAAAGGACCGCCAGTCACTGTATATGACTACTCTGCTATAACAAAGCCATCAAGCAGAGGGTACGAAAGCCTTGGCGTCTATTTTGATA GTAAGATTCCATCCGGGACTCAGCTCCAAAGCTTTAATGCCTCCGCATGCATGGGGAATCCTCAACTCTGTGGTCATCCGCTTTTGAAAGAATGTTCAAGAGATGACAAAGAGCAATATCCCCCCTCCTCTGATATCAGTGGAGACATCATTCACTGTGATGAGGATGGCCCATGCTTTTATGCTAATATAGCACTTGGATTCATCACTGGATTTTGGGGAGTTTGTGGCAGTTTGATGCTCAGCAATACATGA